The Kribbella sp. NBC_00662 nucleotide sequence CGATGTTCCTTCTGCAGCACGGCCTCCGCCAGGACCATCGACCACGACCAGTGGTGCAGCGCGACCCGCTTCAGCTTTCGCTTGTCGACCTTGGTCGGATGTAGTCCGGCGACGGCCGGAATCTCGTTCGAGATCGTGACGACCGCGTCAAAGCCCTGTTCGCGAGCGATGTCGAGGTACGCCTCGAGTTGTTCCGCTTCCAAAGCGTTGACGCCGGTCTTCACCTCGACGAGAGCAGTCCATTCCTTCTGCCCGCGCCGGGCGCGCAGGAGGCCGTCCGGATAGAGGCGCCGTTCACCCAGGTAGAACGGCACTTCGATGTATGTCTCCAGTTGGCCGGCCGGTGCGCCGATCGGTTGGGTCAGCACCCGGCCGAACTCGCGCACTGACGACATCACCGCGAGCAGCGCTGACGTGGCCCGGCGCTCCTGCTCGTCGGCGCCGTTGATCCCCGAGGTCGGTATCAGGCGTGCCTGATGCCAGCTTTCCTCTGCCATTGCCATCCCCCACGGGTTTGTCCCGGCAGACCCCCCACAGGCCCGCGTCACCGTGATTACCCGTCGAGTCCGGCACGTTACGCCTCTGATCACACAACGTGAAGGGCTAGGCCGGAATCTGATTTCTCTGTGACTTCAGAGCCCAGCCGCAAACTCACGCAGTACCGGAGCCAGGGTGGTGGGTTCGGTGCTGTGGTTTTCGCCGGGGACGGGGGTGAGGGTGGCGGTGGGGAGGTGGGCGGCTACGGCTCGGGCGCCGGTGGAGAGGGCGGGCCAGGTTTTGTCGCCGTGGAGTACCAGGACCGGAAGTTTGACGGTGGACCAGCGGTCCGGCGGGAGGGGGTTGCCGGACATGGTGGTGCCCATGATGCGGCCGTCGTAGGCGATGGTGTGGGCGATCTCTTCGACGGGTGCCCAGTAGGGGGATTGCTTCAGGCCGGCGACGGCTTCGGTGGGTAGGCCGGCGGCGGCGGTCATGAAGAGTTCGGCGGCCTTGTCGCGGCGGCCTGCGGCGACGAAGGCGTCGAGTTGCTCGACGTAGTCGGACGGGAGCGGCGGACGTACGTCGTCGACCACGACCGGGGGCTCGAAGAGAACGAGGCCGGCGATCGGGAGGCCGGCAGCGGCGGCGTCCAGGGCGAGCAGGGCGCCGGAGGACCAGCCGAAAAGAATGGCCGGCCGGCCGGCGTCCTCGATCAGGGCGGCGATGTCCTCGATCTCGCGCTCGATCGCGTACGGCGCGGTGTCGGTGCTCTCGCCGCGGCCGCGCCGGTCGTACACGTACGTGCGGAACTCGTCGCTCAGCAGTTGCCCGACCTCCGCGTTGGCGGGGTTCACGGCGCGGTGCGCGGTGGCGCCGTCGATCAGGATCAGCGGCCGGCCCTCGCCGTACGCGTCGAACGCGATCGTCGTGCCGTCGGCAGATGTCACGGTGCTCATGGTCTTCTCCTCGCTTGGCAGGGAACTAGACCGTACAGTACTCGCCAGAGAACTGGACTGTCTAGTATGATTTCCGCATGGAGCAGGTAGAGCTCGAAGGACGGACGCCCCGTAAACGCCGCGCGATCCTGGCCGCCGCGACCACGGCCTTCCTCCAGCACGGGTACCTCGGCGCGAGCATGGACGAGGTCGCCGCGAACGCCGGCGTCTCCAAACAGACCGTCTACAAACAGTTCGAGAACAAGGAGCGCCTGTTCGCCGAGATCGTCCTCGGCACCAGCGACCAGTTGATGGACGGCCTACTGCAGGCGTACGTCGACACGCTCGACGGAGCCGCCGACGCCAGGGAGGCCCTGCGTGCGCTGGCTCATCGCCTGCTCCAGAGCCTCACCGCGGACAGCGTGCTGCAGCTACGACGGCTGGTGATCGCCGAAGCCGACCGCTTCCCGGAGGTGTGTGGCGCCTGGTTCAACCGTGGCTTCGAGCAGTCCCTGGACGCACTCGGCCAAGCGCTCACGAGACTCAGCGACCGCGGTCTGCTGAAGGAGCTCGAAGACCCGACATTGGCGGCGTATCAGTTCGCCGGCCTGGTCATGTACAAGCCGATGAACCGCGCGATGTTCGCCGGCACGCGCCAGCGCCCGAAGCCCGGTGAGCTGGACAAGCTCGCCGACCAGGCTGCCGAGGTCTTCCTCGCGGCGTACGGCGTCTGACCGCTACTCCTCGTCCCCGGCCGACGCGGACGGACCGGTCAGATGCAGATGAATCCGCCAGCCTGTCCAGGCCAGGAGGCCGACCGGTATCGGTAGCCAGAACGAGGCGAGCCGATACAGCAGTGTCCCGATGAGCGCGGCGTCCGGGCTGATTCCGATGAGCACGAGGAGCGCGGTCAGACCGGCGTCGACGAAGCCGAGACCGCCCGGCGTGATCGGAATCATCGCCAAGGCCTGGGCGACGACATAGGCCAGCAGCACCATGGCAGGACGAGCGTGTGCATTGAGCGCGGCCAGTGCGACCACGAGTGCGGCGTAGTCGAACATGCGGTTCGCCGCCGCCGCCAAGGCCGCCTCCCACCAGCGACCCTCGAACGCGCCGGCGACCCGCTCCCGCTGCGCGACCAGCAGTGCGGCGCAGCTGTCAGCGGTGACGCTGCGTTTGACGAGGTGAATGACGTGGCCGGCCCCGCGACCGACCAGCACGACGAAGCGGGGCCAAGTGAGCGCTGCCAGTCCGAGACCCACGATGACGATCGCCATGATCAGCGAGATCAGAAGGCCGACCTCGAGTTGCCGTGCCGGCGGCGGACCGATCAGGACTGCGGGGACGCTGAGCACGGGCAACAGCAACAGCACGCCGGTCGTGATCAAGCCGATCGCAGTCAAGGCGGAGGCGACGACCGCGGCCGGTTGGCCGGCTCGGATCAAGAGTCTGGCCTGGAGTACTCCGCCGGTCGCCGCACCGCCGGGTAAGACCTTGCCGGCCGCGTTCCCGGCCAGTTGCGCCGTCGCGATCGTGCCCCACCCCGCAAGGACCGGCCGGGGCTCCTCGCTCCCGGCGTGATGGGCCAGGGCCAATCTGGCGAGCCACCACAGTGCCGCGAAGCTGCAGCCCTCCAGCACCACCAGGACCGGGAACCACCAGGGATTCACGTCCGCGAGGCGTGGCCAGGCTCCGAAGAGCGACAGGATGCTCGGCGCCACGATGTACAGGCCGACGCCGGTGATCGCCAGGCCGACAGCGCGGCCGCCCCATCGCCGCACCAAACCCCCGCCAGCGATGCGCATGACTCACCTCGCCCAGAGAACCCCTCGCGTCACCATAGCGCGAACAACCGAATGGTCAGAGGGCGCCGCGGGTGGAGGTCCGGACCACCAGCTCTGGTGTGAACGTGACGCGCTGGTGTTCGTGGTCCGGGTTCGACGATTCGTCCAGCAGCAACTCTGCCGCGGTCCGGCCGAGCAACTGCCGCGGCTGACGCACCGACGTCAGCGGTACGGCGGCCGCCTCGGCGAACTCGATGTCGTCGTACCCGACGATCGCGAGATCCTCCGGAACGCGCAGCCCGAGGCTCACGCACTGTTGCAGCAAACCCAGTGCCAGCAGGTCGTTCGCACAGAACGCGGCCGTCGGCCGTCGGTCCGCCGGGAGGCCGGCGAGTCGTTGCCCGGCACCCCTGCCCTCGGCGACGGTGAGCGCACCGGTGGTCAGCTCGATCAGGTCCGTCGCAGGCTTCCCGG carries:
- a CDS encoding alpha/beta fold hydrolase, which produces MSTVTSADGTTIAFDAYGEGRPLILIDGATAHRAVNPANAEVGQLLSDEFRTYVYDRRGRGESTDTAPYAIEREIEDIAALIEDAGRPAILFGWSSGALLALDAAAAGLPIAGLVLFEPPVVVDDVRPPLPSDYVEQLDAFVAAGRRDKAAELFMTAAAGLPTEAVAGLKQSPYWAPVEEIAHTIAYDGRIMGTTMSGNPLPPDRWSTVKLPVLVLHGDKTWPALSTGARAVAAHLPTATLTPVPGENHSTEPTTLAPVLREFAAGL
- a CDS encoding TetR/AcrR family transcriptional regulator encodes the protein MEQVELEGRTPRKRRAILAAATTAFLQHGYLGASMDEVAANAGVSKQTVYKQFENKERLFAEIVLGTSDQLMDGLLQAYVDTLDGAADAREALRALAHRLLQSLTADSVLQLRRLVIAEADRFPEVCGAWFNRGFEQSLDALGQALTRLSDRGLLKELEDPTLAAYQFAGLVMYKPMNRAMFAGTRQRPKPGELDKLADQAAEVFLAAYGV
- a CDS encoding YbhN family protein, which gives rise to MRIAGGGLVRRWGGRAVGLAITGVGLYIVAPSILSLFGAWPRLADVNPWWFPVLVVLEGCSFAALWWLARLALAHHAGSEEPRPVLAGWGTIATAQLAGNAAGKVLPGGAATGGVLQARLLIRAGQPAAVVASALTAIGLITTGVLLLLPVLSVPAVLIGPPPARQLEVGLLISLIMAIVIVGLGLAALTWPRFVVLVGRGAGHVIHLVKRSVTADSCAALLVAQRERVAGAFEGRWWEAALAAAANRMFDYAALVVALAALNAHARPAMVLLAYVVAQALAMIPITPGGLGFVDAGLTALLVLIGISPDAALIGTLLYRLASFWLPIPVGLLAWTGWRIHLHLTGPSASAGDEE